A genomic segment from Dermatobacter hominis encodes:
- a CDS encoding tetratricopeptide repeat protein encodes MDEGPVGGGSSKRSAPRRSSRTVTVRAPQLVDLVGAKRAVRLEGRLSEAATAYSAERFPDARRILSPIVAEVPDLAEARELYGLTLYRLGRWKDAARELDAFVELTGGSTEQHPVLADCRRALGQYGKVDELWEELRTTSPSGPLVNEGRIVAAGALADQGKLAEAIALLGKGFKLPRRPMEHHLRRAYALADLYERSGDVPQARTLFAQVARAEPEFLDAAERAAG; translated from the coding sequence GTGGACGAGGGTCCTGTCGGCGGCGGGTCCAGCAAGCGCAGCGCGCCGCGCCGCTCCAGCCGCACGGTCACGGTCCGGGCGCCGCAGCTGGTCGACCTCGTCGGCGCCAAGCGGGCCGTCCGGCTCGAGGGGCGGCTGTCGGAGGCGGCGACCGCCTACTCGGCCGAGCGGTTCCCGGACGCCCGGCGGATCCTGTCGCCGATCGTCGCCGAGGTGCCCGACCTCGCCGAGGCGCGGGAGCTCTACGGCCTGACGCTGTACCGGCTGGGTCGGTGGAAGGACGCCGCCCGGGAGCTCGACGCGTTCGTCGAGCTGACCGGCGGGTCCACCGAGCAGCACCCCGTGCTGGCGGACTGCCGGCGGGCGCTCGGCCAGTACGGCAAGGTCGACGAGCTCTGGGAGGAGCTGCGCACGACGTCGCCGTCGGGGCCGCTCGTCAACGAGGGCCGGATCGTCGCCGCCGGGGCGCTGGCCGACCAGGGCAAGCTCGCCGAGGCGATCGCGCTGCTCGGCAAGGGGTTCAAGCTGCCGAGGCGGCCCATGGAGCACCACCTGCGCCGGGCCTACGCGCTGGCCGACCTCTACGAGCGCTCGGGCGACGTCCCGCAGGCCCGCACCCTGTTCGCGCAGGTGGCCAGGGCGGAACCGGAGTTCCTCGACGCCGCGGAGCGCGCCGCCGGCTGA
- a CDS encoding acyltransferase family protein, with the protein MTDASSARLSHLPGLDGLRGVAVVVVVAFHAGFERMVGGYLGVSTFFTLSGFLITSLLLNEARRTDTVALRSFWGRRFRRLLPAALVTLAAVVALFGPLVATADQRLTMRGDVLASLFDVANWHDILTGNSYAELFTAPSPVLHFWSLSIEEQFYLFFPLILLGLWVASRGRRAWLAGGLATLAVASVLEPFVFDMSDDRIYFGTDTRAAELLLGALLAVLLSHEPFRRRLALRLRWRSTAIWLGAAALAVQAWWWWSLPQTASWLYRGGFALYAVLTCTVITAAALPSGPMRAVMSWAPLRWIGGRSYGIYLIHWPIFLTVRQLWPDLDRWTSTILAVSITVGLAILSYRFVEQPVRAGRWPAKGRAVAAGALSMALVAAIACIPLPVDEKELATDFDKAQNSYDAFLDQQEGKRSTTTSTAVPTAPTADVAVFGDSTALGVGMGFGQWSIDTGRFGAVRGDAKLGCGVTRFKAIRVDMVVPQDAECAAWPQRWGQQVAATTPDIAMLVSAVWEVPDAQLPGSSKWTSIGDPAVDDLIRNEFIQAVDVLSSQGALVVLVTWPAYGSWADDGRPDAVARQADPARMARFNQILGEVAAARPDATRIIDLAGWMGDRAEDPSLRADGTHFYGPEFERVSDEWFGPELERIWKDWWRTYRAPGATGGATSTEPAPTTTVRPAAKKD; encoded by the coding sequence ATGACCGACGCCTCGAGCGCCCGGCTCTCGCACCTGCCCGGCCTCGACGGGCTGCGCGGCGTGGCGGTGGTGGTCGTCGTCGCGTTCCACGCCGGGTTCGAGAGGATGGTCGGCGGCTACCTGGGCGTGTCGACGTTCTTCACGCTGTCGGGCTTCCTGATCACGTCGCTGCTGCTCAACGAGGCCCGCCGCACCGACACGGTCGCCCTCCGGTCGTTCTGGGGCCGGCGCTTCCGGCGTCTGCTGCCCGCCGCGCTCGTGACCCTGGCCGCCGTCGTGGCGCTGTTCGGCCCGCTCGTGGCCACCGCCGACCAGCGGCTGACCATGCGCGGCGACGTCCTCGCGTCGCTGTTCGACGTCGCCAACTGGCACGACATCCTCACCGGCAACTCCTACGCCGAGCTCTTCACCGCCCCCTCGCCGGTGCTGCACTTCTGGAGCCTGTCGATCGAGGAGCAGTTCTACCTGTTCTTCCCGCTCATCCTGCTCGGGCTGTGGGTCGCGTCCCGGGGACGGCGGGCCTGGCTCGCCGGCGGACTCGCCACGCTCGCCGTCGCCTCGGTCCTCGAACCGTTCGTTTTCGACATGTCCGACGACCGCATCTACTTCGGCACCGACACCCGCGCCGCCGAGCTCCTCCTCGGCGCCCTCCTCGCGGTCCTGCTCTCCCACGAGCCGTTCCGGCGCCGCCTCGCCCTGCGGCTCCGGTGGCGCAGCACCGCCATCTGGCTCGGCGCCGCCGCCCTCGCCGTCCAGGCCTGGTGGTGGTGGTCGCTGCCGCAGACCGCGTCGTGGCTCTACCGCGGCGGCTTCGCCCTCTACGCGGTCCTCACCTGCACCGTCATCACCGCCGCTGCGCTCCCCTCGGGCCCCATGCGCGCCGTCATGTCGTGGGCGCCGCTGCGCTGGATCGGCGGGCGCTCCTACGGCATCTACCTCATCCACTGGCCGATCTTCCTGACCGTCCGCCAGCTCTGGCCCGACCTCGACCGCTGGACCTCCACGATCCTCGCCGTGTCGATCACCGTGGGCCTGGCGATCCTGTCGTACCGGTTCGTCGAGCAGCCCGTCCGCGCCGGCCGCTGGCCGGCCAAGGGCCGAGCCGTCGCCGCCGGGGCGCTCAGCATGGCCCTCGTCGCCGCCATCGCCTGCATCCCCCTCCCCGTCGACGAGAAGGAGCTGGCGACCGACTTCGACAAGGCGCAGAACAGCTACGACGCCTTCCTCGACCAGCAGGAGGGGAAGCGGTCCACGACCACGTCGACCGCCGTGCCCACCGCGCCGACCGCCGACGTCGCGGTGTTCGGCGACTCGACGGCGCTCGGCGTCGGCATGGGCTTCGGCCAGTGGTCGATCGACACGGGCCGGTTCGGCGCCGTGCGCGGCGACGCCAAGCTCGGCTGCGGCGTCACCCGCTTCAAGGCGATCCGCGTCGACATGGTGGTCCCGCAGGACGCCGAGTGCGCGGCCTGGCCGCAGCGGTGGGGCCAGCAGGTGGCGGCCACCACGCCCGACATCGCCATGCTGGTCTCGGCCGTGTGGGAGGTGCCCGACGCCCAGCTGCCGGGCTCGTCGAAGTGGACCTCGATCGGCGACCCGGCCGTCGACGACCTCATTCGCAACGAGTTCATCCAGGCGGTCGACGTGCTGTCGTCGCAGGGCGCCCTCGTCGTGCTCGTGACGTGGCCGGCCTACGGCTCGTGGGCCGACGACGGCCGCCCCGACGCCGTCGCCCGGCAGGCCGACCCCGCCCGCATGGCCCGGTTCAACCAGATCCTCGGCGAGGTGGCGGCGGCCCGACCCGACGCCACCCGGATCATCGACCTGGCCGGCTGGATGGGCGATCGGGCCGAGGACCCGTCGCTGCGGGCCGACGGCACGCACTTCTACGGCCCCGAGTTCGAACGGGTGTCCGACGAGTGGTTCGGCCCCGAGCTCGAGCGGATCTGGAAGGACTGGTGGCGGACCTACCGGGCGCCCGGCGCCACCGGTGGCGCCACCTCGACCGAGCCGGCGCCGACCACCACGGTCCGGCCCGCGGCCAAGAAGGACTGA
- a CDS encoding fructose bisphosphate aldolase has protein sequence MDEQQLNKIKNDPGFIAALDQSGGSTPKALKLYGIDESEYSGEDAMFDLIHEMRTRIITDPAFNGERIIGAILFEQTMDRQIEGKGTAEYLWQDKGVVPFLKVDKGLADEADGTQVMKPIPDLDAVCEKAVGHGVFGTKMRSVIKVANEAGIRANVAQQFEFGKQILGHGLVPIIEPEVDINSPSKSEAEKLLKDRILAELDDVDQPIMLKLTLPEEDGFYTELVEHPKVLRVVALSGGYSRDEANARLARNPGVIASFSRAFTEGLSAQQSDEDYTSTLDASIQSIFEASRT, from the coding sequence GTGGACGAGCAGCAGCTCAACAAGATCAAGAACGACCCCGGCTTCATCGCCGCGCTCGACCAGAGCGGCGGCAGCACGCCCAAGGCCCTCAAGCTCTACGGGATCGACGAGAGCGAGTACTCGGGCGAGGACGCGATGTTCGACCTCATCCACGAGATGCGGACGCGGATCATCACCGACCCGGCGTTCAACGGCGAGCGGATCATCGGGGCGATCCTCTTCGAGCAGACGATGGACCGCCAGATCGAGGGCAAGGGCACGGCGGAGTACCTGTGGCAGGACAAGGGCGTCGTCCCGTTCCTGAAGGTCGACAAGGGCCTGGCCGACGAGGCCGACGGCACGCAGGTCATGAAGCCGATCCCCGACCTCGACGCGGTGTGCGAGAAGGCGGTCGGCCACGGCGTGTTCGGCACGAAGATGCGCTCGGTCATCAAGGTGGCGAACGAGGCCGGCATCCGCGCCAACGTCGCCCAGCAGTTCGAGTTCGGCAAGCAGATCCTGGGCCACGGCCTGGTGCCGATCATCGAGCCCGAGGTCGACATCAACAGCCCCTCCAAGTCCGAGGCCGAGAAGCTGCTGAAGGACCGGATCCTGGCGGAGCTCGACGACGTCGACCAGCCGATCATGCTGAAGCTGACGCTCCCCGAGGAGGACGGCTTCTACACCGAGCTCGTCGAGCACCCGAAGGTGCTGCGGGTCGTGGCGCTGTCGGGCGGCTACTCCCGCGACGAGGCGAACGCCCGCCTCGCTCGCAACCCCGGCGTGATCGCCAGCTTCTCCCGGGCCTTCACCGAGGGGCTCTCGGCGCAGCAGTCCGACGAGGACTACACCTCGACCCTCGACGCCTCGATCCAGAGCATCTTCGAGGCCTCGCGGACCTGA
- a CDS encoding HAD-IIA family hydrolase produces the protein MALWAIDLDGVIWRGPDPVPGSPEAVEALLARGDRVVFCTNHAMSPDSKLAHLRAMGVPDCPVVTSGDAVVSACAGAASVLVLGDPTLVAHLRSSGLPATDVRDLPDGAPAGSVDAVVVGALEDWNRSRIGMAADAIRSGARFLATNDDATYPTTGPAGPRLLPGNGALVAAVATASGRLPEVTGKPHPPMAAVIVERHGPVDVVVGDKPETDGGLAVALGARFGLVLSGVTAAEDLPVRPEPWAVADDLAALVASPL, from the coding sequence GTGGCGTTGTGGGCGATCGATCTGGACGGCGTGATCTGGCGGGGCCCCGACCCCGTCCCGGGATCCCCGGAGGCCGTCGAGGCGCTCCTGGCGCGGGGCGACAGGGTGGTGTTCTGCACCAACCACGCGATGTCGCCCGACTCCAAGCTCGCCCACCTGCGGGCGATGGGCGTGCCCGACTGCCCGGTGGTCACCTCCGGCGACGCGGTCGTGTCGGCCTGTGCCGGTGCGGCGTCGGTGCTGGTGCTCGGCGACCCGACGTTGGTGGCGCACCTGCGCAGCAGCGGGCTGCCGGCGACCGACGTGCGGGACCTCCCCGACGGCGCACCGGCCGGGTCGGTCGACGCCGTCGTCGTCGGCGCGCTCGAGGACTGGAACCGGTCGCGGATCGGGATGGCCGCCGACGCGATCCGATCCGGTGCCCGATTCCTGGCGACGAACGACGACGCCACCTACCCGACCACCGGGCCCGCCGGCCCCCGCCTGCTGCCGGGCAACGGCGCGCTCGTCGCGGCCGTGGCGACGGCGTCCGGTCGGCTGCCCGAGGTGACGGGCAAGCCGCACCCGCCGATGGCGGCGGTGATCGTCGAGCGGCACGGGCCCGTCGACGTGGTGGTCGGCGACAAGCCCGAGACCGACGGCGGGCTCGCCGTGGCGCTCGGCGCCCGCTTCGGGCTCGTCCTGAGCGGCGTGACCGCGGCCGAGGACCTGCCGGTGCGGCCCGAGCCGTGGGCGGTCGCAGACGACCTCGCCGCCCTCGTCGCGTCACCCCTCTGA
- a CDS encoding TlyA family RNA methyltransferase: MRRRLDAELVRRGLAPSRSAASRLIDDGQVLVSGVVADKAARMVDAGEPLVLAGPPPRFVGRGGEKLAGALDGFGLDPTGLRALDAGASTGGFTDCLLQHGAEAVTALDVGHGQLHERLRADPRVEVVERTNLRHVDPTAAEPYDAVVADLSFISLRTVMEVLVGSTAPGGWLVLLVKPQFEAGRQEVARGRGVITDPEVWRRTVLDVVDAAELAGAAMMGVMVSPLHGADGNTEFLLHLRRAGADEVPASAEVAAAVDEAVEAARRRGAPEGAAT; the protein is encoded by the coding sequence GTGCGCCGACGCCTGGATGCCGAGCTCGTCCGCCGGGGGCTCGCGCCGTCGCGGTCGGCGGCGTCCCGGCTGATCGACGACGGTCAGGTGCTCGTGTCGGGCGTGGTGGCCGACAAGGCGGCCCGGATGGTCGACGCGGGCGAACCGCTGGTGCTCGCCGGTCCGCCGCCCCGATTCGTCGGCCGTGGCGGCGAGAAGCTCGCCGGCGCCCTCGACGGCTTCGGCCTGGACCCCACCGGGTTGCGGGCGCTCGACGCCGGCGCGTCGACCGGCGGCTTCACGGACTGCCTGCTCCAGCACGGCGCCGAGGCTGTCACCGCCCTCGACGTCGGCCACGGCCAGCTCCACGAGCGGCTCCGCGCCGACCCGCGGGTCGAGGTCGTCGAGCGCACCAACCTGCGCCACGTCGACCCGACGGCGGCCGAGCCGTACGACGCGGTCGTCGCCGACCTGTCCTTCATCTCGCTGCGCACCGTGATGGAGGTGCTGGTGGGGTCGACGGCGCCGGGCGGGTGGCTGGTGCTCCTCGTGAAGCCCCAGTTCGAGGCCGGTCGCCAGGAGGTGGCCCGGGGCCGCGGCGTGATCACCGATCCCGAGGTCTGGCGCCGCACGGTCCTCGACGTGGTGGACGCGGCCGAGCTCGCGGGTGCGGCCATGATGGGGGTGATGGTCTCGCCCCTGCACGGCGCCGACGGCAACACCGAGTTCCTTCTCCACCTCAGGCGGGCGGGGGCGGACGAGGTGCCGGCGTCGGCGGAGGTCGCCGCCGCGGTGGACGAAGCGGTCGAGGCCGCCCGCCGGCGTGGCGCCCCCGAGGGGGCGGCGACGTGA
- a CDS encoding NAD(+)/NADH kinase encodes MSTFGLVLHRGRAGELARSTVEWLRARDHEVRVLDEDAAVIGDPDLGVASDELCVGTDLVLSLGGDGTMLRAVDLAAPEDVPVLGVNLGQLGYLTEVEPSGVRVALKRFLAGSYTLEERMRLEAHVVDAEGERPSTALNEVVVEKSEMGHTVRLEVALDGRPFTSYVADGLILATPTGSTAYAFSVRGPIVDPRHRAVLMAPVAAHMLFDRSIVLRPDCEVVVRVGGDRAAGVSVDGRSVARLLPGASVRCRASDRPARLVTFGERDFHAVLREKFHLGPR; translated from the coding sequence GTGAGCACGTTCGGCCTGGTGCTGCACCGGGGCCGGGCCGGCGAGCTGGCCCGCTCGACGGTCGAGTGGCTGCGAGCGCGCGACCACGAGGTCCGGGTCCTCGACGAGGACGCCGCCGTGATCGGCGACCCCGACCTCGGCGTGGCGTCCGACGAGCTCTGCGTCGGGACCGACCTGGTGCTCAGCCTCGGCGGCGACGGGACGATGCTGCGGGCGGTCGACCTCGCCGCCCCCGAGGACGTGCCCGTGCTCGGCGTCAACCTCGGCCAGCTGGGCTACCTCACCGAGGTCGAGCCGAGCGGCGTGCGGGTGGCGCTCAAGCGCTTCCTCGCCGGGTCCTACACGCTCGAGGAGCGGATGCGGCTCGAGGCCCACGTCGTCGACGCCGAGGGGGAGCGGCCGTCCACCGCCCTCAACGAGGTCGTGGTCGAGAAGTCCGAGATGGGCCACACCGTCCGGCTCGAGGTCGCGCTCGACGGGCGGCCGTTCACGTCCTACGTCGCCGACGGCCTGATCCTGGCGACGCCGACAGGTTCGACCGCCTACGCGTTCTCGGTCCGTGGCCCGATCGTCGACCCCCGCCACCGCGCCGTGCTGATGGCGCCGGTGGCGGCGCACATGCTGTTCGACCGCTCGATCGTCCTGCGTCCCGACTGCGAGGTCGTGGTCAGGGTGGGCGGCGACCGAGCGGCGGGCGTGTCGGTCGACGGCCGCTCCGTGGCCCGCCTGCTGCCCGGCGCCTCGGTGCGCTGCCGGGCCAGCGACCGTCCGGCACGGCTCGTCACCTTCGGCGAACGGGACTTCCACGCGGTGCTCAGGGAGAAGTTCCACCTCGGCCCCAGGTGA
- the recN gene encoding DNA repair protein RecN, with protein sequence MLVELAVRNLGVIAEARIPLQPGLTAVTGETGAGKTMVVEALGLLCGSKPDPARVRPGATEAVVEGLFAGDDGAEGDGHLEAEWVLRRVVPASGRSRSYVDGELTTAALLGERGGRSIEVHGQHAQQALLQARHQRDALDRFAGIDTGPLRAARAAVTALEHRLDELGGDERVRAREIDLLRYQIDEIDAVDPRPGEEEDLSSEEDTLSDAVAHREAAAAALEALGAEGGVLDGLAAAAEALRDRTPFEAEVVRLDAAGPELRDVLAELRARAESIEPDDERLAEIRERRHRLVELRRKYGDDLDEVLAHADQARRRLEELTSLDATRAGVEAELAAARAAVEAEGRRVGAARRAAAPELAERLVSILADLALPGSRIEVAVTDREGAPGAGDEVELRLATNPGAPLGGLSRVASGGELSRVMLALRLVLSGGPDVMVFDEVDAGIGGEAATAVGAALARLAADRQVLVVTHLPQVAAFADQQLRVAKRSDGSSTLTVVEALGDDDRVIELSRMMTGQPDSATARDHAEELLATSAQQRGR encoded by the coding sequence ATGCTCGTCGAACTCGCCGTCCGGAACCTCGGGGTGATCGCCGAGGCCCGGATCCCGCTGCAGCCCGGACTGACCGCGGTCACGGGCGAGACCGGCGCGGGCAAGACGATGGTCGTCGAGGCCCTCGGCCTGCTCTGCGGATCCAAGCCCGACCCCGCCCGGGTCCGCCCCGGCGCCACCGAGGCCGTCGTCGAGGGGCTGTTCGCGGGCGACGACGGGGCCGAGGGAGACGGTCACCTGGAGGCGGAGTGGGTCCTGCGCCGGGTCGTCCCGGCGTCGGGGCGGTCGAGGTCCTACGTCGACGGCGAGCTCACCACCGCTGCGTTGCTCGGGGAGCGGGGCGGCCGCTCGATCGAGGTGCACGGCCAGCACGCCCAGCAGGCGCTGCTGCAGGCCCGGCACCAGCGCGACGCGCTCGACCGCTTCGCCGGCATCGACACCGGTCCGCTCCGAGCGGCGCGGGCCGCGGTCACCGCGCTCGAGCACCGGCTCGACGAGCTGGGCGGGGACGAGCGCGTCCGGGCCCGGGAGATCGACCTGCTGCGGTACCAGATCGACGAGATCGACGCCGTGGACCCCCGCCCCGGTGAGGAGGAGGACCTGTCCTCCGAGGAGGACACCCTCTCCGACGCCGTCGCCCACCGCGAGGCCGCGGCCGCCGCGCTCGAGGCCCTCGGGGCCGAGGGCGGGGTGCTCGACGGCCTCGCCGCGGCGGCCGAGGCGCTGCGGGACCGCACGCCGTTCGAGGCCGAGGTCGTCCGGCTCGACGCCGCCGGACCGGAGCTGCGCGACGTGCTCGCCGAGCTGCGCGCCCGCGCCGAGTCGATCGAACCCGACGACGAGCGGCTGGCCGAGATCCGCGAGCGCCGGCACCGCCTCGTCGAGCTGCGGCGCAAGTACGGCGACGACCTCGACGAGGTGCTCGCCCACGCCGACCAGGCCCGCAGGCGGCTCGAGGAGCTCACCTCGCTCGACGCCACGCGCGCCGGCGTCGAGGCCGAGCTCGCCGCCGCCCGGGCCGCGGTCGAGGCCGAGGGCCGGCGCGTCGGCGCGGCCCGGCGCGCCGCCGCCCCGGAGCTGGCCGAGCGGCTCGTGTCGATCCTCGCCGACCTCGCGCTGCCCGGCAGCCGGATCGAGGTGGCGGTGACCGACCGGGAGGGCGCCCCGGGCGCGGGCGACGAGGTCGAGCTGCGGCTCGCGACCAACCCGGGTGCACCGCTCGGCGGCCTCTCGAGGGTCGCCTCCGGCGGCGAGCTGAGCCGCGTCATGCTGGCGCTGCGCCTGGTGCTGAGCGGCGGTCCCGACGTGATGGTGTTCGACGAGGTCGACGCCGGCATCGGCGGCGAGGCCGCCACCGCCGTGGGCGCCGCGCTGGCCCGCCTGGCGGCCGACCGCCAGGTCCTGGTCGTGACGCACCTGCCGCAGGTGGCGGCGTTCGCCGACCAGCAGCTCCGCGTCGCCAAGCGCTCGGACGGCTCGAGCACGCTCACGGTCGTCGAGGCGCTCGGCGACGACGACCGCGTCATCGAGCTGAGCCGGATGATGACCGGCCAGCCCGACTCCGCGACGGCTCGCGACCACGCCGAGGAGCTGCTCGCGACCTCTGCCCAGCAGCGGGGTCGCTGA
- the steA gene encoding putative cytokinetic ring protein SteA: MAGIFRRRSGDLALSTVPVIGRARLDRRTKQLVTRLDAGDVAVIDHEDIDTVAAESLVATQPAAVLNVAASSSGRYPNEGPLILLRAGIPVVDSLGPEVMAGLAEGDVVTVDGDVVLVDGAVIATGTRQSEASILEIHERSRATLGVELNRFVENTVEYLEHNTDLLDDDLRLPDLDQDWTGRQVLIVVRGAGYKEDLGLLRRTAYLREMRPVLVAVDGGADALLDEGVTPDVIVGDMDSVSEKALRCGAALVVHAYRDGRAPGAERLTELGLDHHLFLASGTSEDIAMLLAYEKGADLIVAVGTHTSMVDFLDKGRAGMASTMVTRIKVGPILVDAKGVSRLYQGRVRKRDLLLLVLAALFAMGVVILISEPIRLLIRANWVLLTGVVSLPVPI, from the coding sequence ATGGCCGGGATCTTCCGCCGCCGGAGCGGGGACCTCGCCCTGTCGACGGTGCCCGTGATCGGTCGGGCCCGGCTCGACCGACGGACGAAGCAGCTCGTGACCCGCCTCGACGCGGGCGACGTGGCGGTGATCGACCACGAGGACATCGACACCGTGGCGGCCGAGAGCCTCGTGGCCACGCAACCCGCGGCGGTGCTCAACGTGGCCGCGTCGTCGTCGGGCCGCTACCCGAACGAGGGGCCGCTGATCCTGCTGCGCGCCGGCATCCCCGTCGTCGACTCGCTCGGTCCCGAGGTGATGGCCGGCCTCGCCGAGGGCGACGTGGTCACCGTCGACGGCGACGTGGTGCTCGTCGACGGCGCCGTCATCGCCACGGGGACCCGTCAGAGCGAGGCCTCGATCCTCGAGATCCACGAGCGCAGTCGCGCCACGCTGGGCGTCGAGCTCAACCGCTTCGTCGAGAACACCGTCGAGTACCTCGAGCACAACACCGACCTGCTCGACGACGACCTCCGGCTGCCCGACCTCGACCAGGACTGGACGGGCCGGCAGGTGCTGATCGTCGTGCGTGGCGCGGGCTACAAGGAGGACCTCGGCCTGCTCCGCCGGACCGCCTACCTGCGCGAGATGCGACCGGTCCTCGTCGCGGTCGACGGCGGCGCCGACGCCCTCCTCGACGAGGGCGTGACCCCCGACGTGATCGTGGGCGACATGGACTCCGTGTCGGAGAAGGCGCTGCGGTGCGGCGCCGCGCTGGTCGTCCACGCCTACCGCGACGGTCGCGCTCCGGGGGCCGAGCGGCTCACCGAGCTCGGGCTCGACCACCACCTCTTCCTCGCGTCGGGCACGAGCGAGGACATCGCGATGCTGCTCGCCTACGAGAAGGGCGCCGACCTGATCGTCGCGGTGGGCACCCACACCTCGATGGTCGACTTCCTCGACAAGGGCCGGGCCGGCATGGCCTCCACGATGGTCACCCGGATCAAGGTGGGTCCGATCCTCGTCGACGCGAAGGGCGTGAGCCGGCTCTACCAGGGCCGGGTCCGCAAGCGCGACCTGCTGCTGCTCGTCCTCGCCGCCCTGTTCGCGATGGGGGTGGTCATCCTCATCAGCGAGCCGATCCGACTGCTCATCCGCGCCAACTGGGTGCTGCTCACCGGCGTGGTGTCCCTCCCGGTGCCCATATGA
- a CDS encoding copper transporter: MINFRFHLISLVAVFLALGVGVAMGASFVDRATVDSLRGRVDDLDEGYRRRGVELDATRDQLGQSDSQAAALAGEGSEALADRLTDVPVVVLATEGVSGDLVEDTRTSLGAAGADLAGTVRLQPALTDPADSDLAAARQRFGLRGNAADVRTRLATDLGVSLALLSAVPPEASDSTTTQAPTGDAAIVPTPTDAEQARAYIGALSDLGMLTVADTDTGGESRFPLGSGFRYVLIGGADEDPDAVLAPLATAEADRAPRTLTVAEARPARPTGEATTTTADQPARGSLVESLRGGEVADALSTVDDLEEAFGRIAAVYAVAEQRDTGRVGHYGTGTGATAPFPTVPAS; this comes from the coding sequence GTGATCAACTTCCGGTTCCACCTGATCAGCCTGGTCGCGGTGTTCCTGGCGCTCGGCGTCGGGGTCGCGATGGGTGCGTCGTTCGTGGACCGGGCGACGGTGGACTCCCTGCGAGGGCGCGTCGACGACCTCGACGAGGGCTACCGGCGCCGGGGCGTCGAGCTCGACGCGACCCGGGACCAGCTCGGCCAGTCCGACAGCCAGGCGGCGGCGTTGGCGGGCGAGGGGAGCGAGGCGCTCGCGGACCGGCTCACCGACGTCCCCGTCGTGGTCCTGGCCACCGAGGGCGTCAGCGGCGACCTCGTGGAGGACACCCGGACGTCGCTCGGTGCGGCCGGCGCCGACCTCGCGGGGACGGTTCGCCTCCAGCCGGCGCTGACGGACCCGGCCGACTCCGACCTGGCCGCGGCCCGACAGCGCTTCGGCCTGCGCGGGAACGCCGCCGACGTCCGCACGCGCCTGGCGACCGACCTCGGCGTCTCGCTCGCATTGCTGTCGGCGGTGCCGCCCGAGGCGTCGGACTCGACCACGACGCAGGCCCCGACCGGCGACGCCGCGATCGTGCCCACGCCGACCGACGCCGAGCAGGCCCGCGCCTACATCGGTGCGCTCTCCGATCTCGGCATGCTCACGGTCGCCGACACCGACACCGGCGGCGAGTCCCGGTTCCCCCTCGGGTCGGGCTTCCGGTACGTGCTGATCGGCGGCGCCGACGAGGACCCCGACGCGGTGCTCGCACCGCTCGCCACCGCCGAGGCCGACCGGGCCCCGCGGACGCTCACCGTCGCCGAGGCCCGGCCCGCCCGGCCGACGGGCGAGGCGACGACCACCACGGCGGACCAGCCCGCTCGCGGATCGCTCGTGGAGTCGCTGCGCGGGGGTGAGGTCGCCGACGCGCTGAGCACGGTCGACGACCTCGAGGAGGCGTTCGGACGGATCGCCGCCGTGTACGCCGTGGCCGAGCAGCGCGACACCGGTCGGGTGGGCCACTACGGGACGGGCACGGGCGCCACCGCGCCCTTCCCGACCGTCCCGGCCTCGTGA